The Alkalihalobacillus sp. LMS6 genomic interval TGCTCGCTGTTCTTAACGTTAAATGCTGTACTCGTTTTATTACCGCTGAATCAGCTCTTTTTCACGTTTACTCTAACCTATACCGCTTCATTCTTATTTCTACTTCTTGTCGGGAATACGTGGTTCTTTTACTTATTTTTCCTAACGTTCACAGACGTGTTCCGTTCGTTTCAGATGTTCTTATTAAGCGGCGTACTCGCCGTTACGTTGTGTCTTCCTATTGCGCATCTCTATGAGCCGCATGGCGTTAACAGTCAATATGCTTCCATTCCGATGCCAAACAATAACGATCACTTGCTCATTCGGTATGAGCACTACAACACCTTTATGGGCGACCTTTCATATACGTTCCAATTTTATCGAGAAGGGACTGTTCTCTCGCGCTATATTCGAGACGCAAGCTTGTATGAGTATCACTCTTCTAGTTACGTTGACAACGATCGTTCAGAGCCATTGGATTATCTCGGGTTTGATGATTACCACTGGCTTGATGAAACAACCGTCCGAATCCCTCGATTTCAGGAATGGATTCATATTGATATGGAGGAGTAACTCCACTTATGGAAAACGGCTTCTAGTCCATTTTCGTTCTTTTTTAGGTAAAGCAGAAAGCGATTTCCTTGCACATACATATCCTAGTATTCATAAAGAAAGGAGTGTTGTGCACGATATGAAGAAAAGGGAATGGAACGATTGTGAAACAAAACGAGACTGTTCCTGTAAGTGTCAGCCACCATTCGTCTGCCCTCCTTCCTTAAATTTGCCTGGGACAATCCGTATTCAAAAAGTCGATACGACCACTGGTACGCCTGTATCTGGAGCGGTTTTTTTAGTTACAGATTCTACAAGTCGATCCAAACTAGCTTTTTCGAATGAAAGAGGAAGAGTTGCGGTTCAAGTTCCAGCAGGAAGGACATATACAATAAGAGAAGTTGCCGCACCAATTGGGTACATTCCTAACCCACTCACGTACGTTGCAACAGTTCGGCGAAATCGGGAGGTCTATGTAAACGGGGTGTTAACGCCGATTTTATCCATTGGAAATACACCGGTTGGAGCGGCGCCAGGGAGTCTTCCTGTATTATTACTGGCTACTTTTACAAATACGCCGATTGCTGATGGTACCTTTACCCTAACAGGAGGCAATCAAGTGTTGACGGTTACTACAGATGAGAATGGGATTGGCCTCTTCACGAACATCCCTGCAGGTACGTATACACTTGCGCAAACAGGCGCTCCATTTGGATACAATATTGACACACAAACCTACCAAGTTATTGTGGATACAGATGGGTTGGTTTCCATTAATGGCGTACAAGTACCTGCCACGGGTTTTATTATTACTAATGATTTAACGATTATTTTTCTCGCCATCCGCAATCTGCTTTCATTTGGAGGAACGGCTTCTAACGCAACCTTTAGGCTCGTAGCGTTTGACGGCAGCTACGACGAGTCTATTTCTGCAGGAGCTACTGGAACGGTCACGTTTGCAGGGCTTAGCCCGGGAAGATACGCGCTGTCTCAACCTATAGCGCCTGTACTTGCTAGAAGAAGAAATGACATTGTTTTTGTTACAGTCACTGAGGGTGACCGCGTCTTAGTTGAAGATGGAGACTTTACAAACAGATTTTATATTTATGTGAATGAAGCCTTAATTTAGAAAACGGCGATGTTAAAGCAACAACATTTAACATCGCCTTTTTTTGCTTCTATCAAGATCCACCCGTCATTTTCCAATATTTCCGCTCTGGTCGCCCGACGATTCCATACTCTAATTCCGCTTTCGCTTCTTCAATGGAAATTAAGTATTCTAAATAGCGGCGAGATGTGGTTCTGGAAGCGCCAAATTTTTTCCCAAGCGCTTCCGCTGTTATCCCTTCCTTTTGATCGTGAAGAAGCTGGCGCACTTTTTCTAACGTTAATCGATCAATCCCTTTAGGAAGTTCCTCTCCTTTATCACCGCTTTCTTTTACACGAAGAAAAAAGGTGTCCGCAATGGATTGTGTGATGCGTGTAGAATGGGTTAATTGTTTTCGTTGCTCACTCGCTTTTTCAATAGCTTCTTTTAGTCTTTCAAATGCAATCGGCTTAATTAGATAGTCAACTACGCCATGATGCAGCGCTTCGGTAAAAATGTCTTTCTCTGTAGCCGCGGTAATTAAAATGACTTGGACATGTGGAGCCACTTCATACAATTGTTCGAGCACATCGACACCAAGCTGGTCTGGCAAATAAACATCCAGCAAGACCAGGTCAGGTTGATGTTGGTCTACGAGACGGATGGTTTCACTGGCGGACTGCGCTTTTGCAATCACATGCACACCTTGTAGTTGTTGTAAAAATTTTTCATGAATATCTGCTACATGATAATCATCTTCGGCAATCATAATGTTCACGTTTTACCCCCACCTGTCTTTTTTGGAATGTAGATGCTGACAATCGTTCCTGTTGGTTGATTGTGCTCCATTTCAAGCGTACCTTTTAATTCCGCTAACGCGGCTTTTACTAACGCCAGCCCATAACCTCGTCTGCCATTTTTCGTCGTAATCCCTTGCTCAAACAACTGCGACTCTATTGAGTCATCAATGCCTGGTCCATTATCAGCAACTTCCACAACGAGCTCATTGCCTAAGTCTGTTAGAAAAATGTCCACTGTCGGCGTCTCTTTCCCCATCACCGCATCAAATGCATTATCAATAATGTTGCCAATAATCGTGACGAGAGGCGCGGCCGCATCCGGTGGCCACTGCCATTCGACTGTACTCGAAGCATCAATAGTGAACGTCACCTTTTTC includes:
- a CDS encoding collagen binding domain-containing protein gives rise to the protein MKKREWNDCETKRDCSCKCQPPFVCPPSLNLPGTIRIQKVDTTTGTPVSGAVFLVTDSTSRSKLAFSNERGRVAVQVPAGRTYTIREVAAPIGYIPNPLTYVATVRRNREVYVNGVLTPILSIGNTPVGAAPGSLPVLLLATFTNTPIADGTFTLTGGNQVLTVTTDENGIGLFTNIPAGTYTLAQTGAPFGYNIDTQTYQVIVDTDGLVSINGVQVPATGFIITNDLTIIFLAIRNLLSFGGTASNATFRLVAFDGSYDESISAGATGTVTFAGLSPGRYALSQPIAPVLARRRNDIVFVTVTEGDRVLVEDGDFTNRFYIYVNEALI
- a CDS encoding response regulator; the encoded protein is MIAEDDYHVADIHEKFLQQLQGVHVIAKAQSASETIRLVDQHQPDLVLLDVYLPDQLGVDVLEQLYEVAPHVQVILITAATEKDIFTEALHHGVVDYLIKPIAFERLKEAIEKASEQRKQLTHSTRITQSIADTFFLRVKESGDKGEELPKGIDRLTLEKVRQLLHDQKEGITAEALGKKFGASRTTSRRYLEYLISIEEAKAELEYGIVGRPERKYWKMTGGS